CTCGGTGGGCTTGCGCCGGCCCAGGAGCTCCAGGGAACTCCGCTTGAACTTGTGCTTGGGGCGAAGACTCAGGGACGCCAGGCGGAACCATTCGAGGTCGTTGTCCTGATAACGACAAACCCCCATCTGCCAGCTGTTTCCAGCCGTGCAAATGGAGGCGTCCACCGTGCCGAGGGCGCGCCGCAAGTTGAAGCGGCGCACCCCCACAAGGCACAGTGCAAAGATCAGCAATCCGAAAGTGATTGCCAGGGCGATGAACGAAAGAGTCTGGGCGTCCATCAGGTTGGTGCTAGCGGATCCCAGCAGTAGCCGCGTCGCCCAGCTGGGCGTTGTCAGCAACAATCACCACGCGGTTGTTGTCGACGGAAAAGAATCCGCCGTCAACAACAACGGCAATACGGTCCCCGGAAACCGGCTCGATGGCCAGTTCACCTTCAGCCAGGATCGCCAGCAGGGGCGAGTGGCCGGGCAGGATTCCGATTTCACCATCGCTGGTGCGGGCCTTGACCATCTTGGCCGCTCCGGACCACACGAAGTGATCCGCTGCGACAATCTCAACCTCAAGCTCAGCCATATTACTTGGTCTGTTCCTGGATCTTGGCCCACTGGCGCTCAACGTCATCCAGGCCGCCGACGTTGAAGAACGCCTGCTCTGCAATGTGGTCGAGGTCGCCGTCGCAGATGGCGGTGAAGCCTTCAACGGTGTCCTTGATGGAAACCGTGGAGCCTTCGACGCCGGTGAACTGCTTGGCGGTGTAGGTGTTCTGGGAGAGGAACTGCTGGATGCGGCGTGCACGGGACACGACGATCTTGTCCTCTTCCGAGAGTTCGTCAACGCCCAGGATGGCGATGATGTCCTGGAGTTCCTTGTTCTTCTGCAGGATCTGCTTCACACGGACAGCCGTGTTGTAGTGGTCCTGGCCGATGTACTGCGGGTCCAGGATGCGTGAGGTCGAGGACAGCGGGTCAACGGCCGGGTACAGACCACGGGAAGCGATTTCACGGGAAAGTTCCGTGGTCGCGTCGAGGTGTGCGAAGGTCGTGGCCGGGGCCGGGTCGGTGTAGTCATCTGCGGGAACGTAGATGGCCTGCATCGAGGTAATGGAGTGGCCCTTGGTGGACGTGATGCGCTCCTGCAGGAGACCCATCTCATCAGCCAGGTTGGGCTGGTAGCCCACGGCGGACGGCATGCGGCCGAGGAGGGTGGAAACCTCGGAGCCTGCCTGGGTGAAGCGGAAGATGTTGTCGATGAACAACAGCACGTCCTGGTTCTGCACATCGCGGAAGTACTCCGCCATGGTCAGTGCGGACAGTGCAACACGCAGACGCGTTCCCGGCGGCTCATCCATCTGGCCGAACACAAGGGCGGTGTCCTTCAGGACGCCTGCCTCTTCCATTTCAACCCAGAGGTCGTTACCTTCACGGGTACGCTCGCCAACACCGGCGAATACCGAAGTACCACCGAAGTTGCGGGCCACACGGGTGATCATTTCCTGGATCAGAACCGTCTTGCCCACGCCGGCGCCGCCGAACAGGCCAATCTTGCCACCCTTGATGTACGGGGTGAGAAGGTCGATGACCTTGATGCCGGTTTCCAGCATCTCGGTGGAACCTTCGAGCGTTGCGAAGGCGGGAGCCTTGCGGTGGATCGGCCAGTAATCCGAAGCCTGGATCTCGGACTCGTGCACGTCAAGGGGCTTGCCCAGGACGTTGAAGATGTGGCCCTTGACGCCGTCGCCCACGGGCACGGTGATGGGGGAACCGGTGTCCACTACGTTGGTGCCGCGGACAAGTCCGTCGGTGGCCTGCAGGGAGATGGCACGGATGAGGTTGTCGCCCAGGTGCAGGGCGGTCTCGAACGTGATCGTCCGGGTCTCACCATTGAGGGTTACCTCGGTGGTGAGGGCGTTGTAAATCGAGGGGATTGCGTCAGCCGGGAATTCGACGTCGACAACCGGGCCAATAACACGTGCAATACGGCCGGTAGCACCGGACGTTGCGGCTACGTGTTCGGTAGCAGTGGCAGTCATCTCTCTCACTTCACTCAGTAGATGGCGTGGAATCTAAGTTTGTTTTTTGGTGCAGGTACAGCTGGACCGGACCGTGCAGGTTAGGACGCGTTCAGGGCGTCGGCACCGGCAACGATTTCGGAAAGCTCCTGCGTAATTTCAGCCTGGCGGGCAGTGTTGCGCAGACGCGTGTACTTCTTGATGAGGTCCGTGGCGTTGTCGCCGGCGGACTTCATCGCCCGCTGACGGGCTGCGAGCTCGGAAGCTGCGGCCTGCAACATGGCGGCAAAAATGCGTGACTCAATGTAGCGCGGCAACAGAGCATCGAGAACCTGCTCCGCTTCCGGCTCGAATTCGTAGAGCGGCAGGAGGTCCGATTCGGACGCGGCCTGCTCTTCGACAACCTCGAGCGGGAGCAGGCGGATAACCGTCGGCTCCTGGGTCACCATGGACTTGAAGCGGGTGTAAACAACGTGAATCTCGTCCACGCCGCCCTCTTCGTAGGCGGTAGCGAAGTCTTCGAGCAGGGCTGCGCCGACTTCCCGGGCAACCTCGAACACCGGAGCGTCCGTGTTGCCGGTCCACGCACGTTCGAAGGGACGGTTCCGGAAGTCGAAGTACGCCTGCGCCTTGCGGCCCATGACATAGGTCTTAACTTCCTTGCCCTCTTCGTGCAGCAGCTCGATCAGGCCTTCAGCCTGCTTGAGCACCGTTGCCGAGTATGAGCCTGCAAGGCCACGGTCCGAGGTGATGACCAGGACGGCGGCACGGCGGATCTGCTCCGGCTCGGTGACCAGGGGGTGGTCAATTTCGCTCTGGCTTGCGACAGCAGAAACGGCACGCGTGATCGCGTTTGCGTAAGGCAGTGAAGCCGCTACGCGTGCGCGGGCCTTGCCAATGCGCGAGGTAGCGATCAGTTCCATCGCCTTGAAGATCTTGCGCATCGACGTGGTCGAGCTGATCTTCTGGCGGTAGACCCGAATCTGGGCTCCCATACTTATCCTTTCCTAAGATCCCGGTGGCCGGGACTGCCGGAACCGGTGAAGGTCCCGGCAGTCCCTGCCAGCGAAACTAGCGCTTCTGCTTGACGATTTTTTCCTGGTCGACTTCGGCTTCGGAGATAGCGTCATGCTCCTCGTGGCCGGCGCCTACCAGGCGGTTGTCACCCTCGCCGAAGAAGCCCTTTTTGAAGTCCACGATGGCGGTCTTCAGTGCTTCAGCGGTGTCATCGTCCATAACGTTGGTCTGCGCCAGCGTGGTCAGGATGGAGGACTTGTGCTTCAGGTGCTCCAGGAACTCGGTCTCGAACCGGTTGATGTCCTCAACCGGAACCTCGTCGAGGTGACCGTTGGTGCCGGCCCAGATGGAAACAACCTGGTTCTCGACCGGGAACGGCGAGTACTGGCCCTGCTTGAGCAGTTCCATCAGGCGGGCGCCACGGGTCAGCTGCTGGCGCGATGCGGCGTCGAGGTCCGACGCGAACATTGCGAAAGCCTGCATGTCGCGGTACTGAGCCAGTTCCAGCTTCAAAGTGCCCGAAACCTTCTTCATGGACTTGACCTGTGCAGCACCACCAACGCGGGACACAGAAACACCCACGTCGACGGCCGGACGCTGGTTGGCGTTGAAGAGGTCCGACTGCAGGAAGATCTGGCCATCGGTAATGGAGATCACGTTGGTCGGGATGTAGGCCGAAACGTCGTTTGCCTTGGTTTCGATGAGCGGCAGGCCGGTCATCGAGCCTGCACCGAGCTCGTCGGAGAGCTTGGCACAACGCTCAAGCAGACGGGAGTGCAAGTAGAAGACGTCGCCCGGGTAGGCTTCGCGTCCCGGCGGGCGGCGCAGCAGCAGCGAAACCGCGCGGTAGGCTTCAGCCTGCTTGGAGAGGTCATCGAACACGATGAGAACGTGCTTGCCGCCGTACATCCAGTGCTGGCCGATCGCCGAACCGGCGTACGGTGCCAGGTACTTGAAGCCTGCGGGGTCAGACGCCGGGGACGCCACGATGGTGGTGTACTCGAGTGCGCCGTTGTCCTCAAGGGTCTGACGGACCGCCGCAATGGTGGAGGCCTTCTGACCGATGGCGACGTAGATGCAACGGACCTGCTTGTTCACATCGCCGGAAGCCCAGTTGGCCTTCTGGTTGATGATGGTGTCAATGGCGATGGCCGACTTGCCGGTCTGGCGGTCACCGATGATCAGCTGGCGCTGGCCGCGGCCGATCGGGATCATGGCGTCGATAGCCTTGAGTCCGGTCTGCATCGGCTCGTGGACCGACTTACGCTGGGTCACGCCAGGTGCCTGGAGTTCCAGCGCTCGGGTGGTCTCGGCCTTGATCTCGCCGAGGTCGTCGATGGGCTGGCCCAGCGGGTCAACCACGCGGCCGAGGAAGGCGTCGCCCACCGGTACGGACAGAACCTGTCCGGTGCGGTGAACTTCCTGGCCTTCTTCGATTCCCGTGAAGTCACCGAGAACGATGACGCCGATTTCGCGGACGTCGAGGTTCTGGGCGAGGCCCAGCGTGCCGTCTTCAAAGCGAAGCAGCTCGTTCGCCATGACCGAGGGAAGGCCCTCAACACGGGCGATGCCGTCACCTGCGGTTGTTACACGGCCGACCTCTACGCGCTCAGCGTTTCCGGGTTCGTAGGACGCCGCGAACTCGTTCAACGCATTACGGACGTCGTCGGCGTTGATGGTCAATTCGGCCATCTGCAGTCCCTGCTCTCCTGTTTTCGTGATCATCGTTGCTCACGATGACCGGGGTTTCGTTTCGTTAAGTTGTGCTTGTCCGGCTAGCCGGCCAGCTGGCGGTGGAGCTCGCCCAGCCGGGTAACTACCGAAGCGTCAAGCACTTCGTCACCCACCTGGACACGGATTCCACCGATCAGCTCAGGATCAACGGACATGTTGACCTTGAGCTCGCGACCGTAAAGGGAGTTAAGCCCCGCCTGGAGGCGGGCAAACTGCGTCTCCGTGAGGGGACGCGTGACCCTGACCGTCGCAATCCACCGCTGCTGCCGCTTGGCTGCCAGCTCAGCGAACCGGGCTACCAGATTGGTCGGCTTGATGCCGCGCGGCGCAGATACTGCCTGGGCAATGAGGACTTTTGCTTCCTCGCTTGCGCCAGGCACCAGCCGCTCAGCCAGGCGGACCTTCGCTGCAGCACTGGCCTGCGGCTCCGACAGAGCACGTTGCACCTCGTGGTCGGAGGCAACGGCCTGGTTGAAGGAGAACAGATCGTTCTCCAGTTCTTCCAGCCCAGAGACACCGGAGGCAGAAACGGCCGACTTGTTTTCAGCAACGGCGATGACCACCGTCGCGCCAAGCGTCTCGAGTGCATCGCCGATATCTCGGGCCGATGCCCAGCGTGAACTGGCCAGTCCGCCCGCGATGTCCGCCGCGTCCGCGGAAACTTTTCCGCCAACGAGCTGCTTGATCAGCGCCGACTTCTCGTCACCGGTACGCGACGGGTCCGTCAGGGCACGGCGCAAACCAGCTGAGCTGTCCACCGTGCCCAGGATTCCGAAGAGTTCCTTAGCCAACTGCAGCGAGGCCAATGGAAGCTTGGCTTCCAGCGTGGTCAGAGCCGTGGTCAGCGATTCGCTCGATACACCTGACATTACTTAGCTGCACCTGCGTTCTGGGTCTCCAGATCTGCCAGGAAACGGTCAACAACGCGGGCCGAACGCTCGTCATCGTTGAGCGCTTCGCCAACAATGCGGCCTGCCAGCGTGGTGGCCAGCGAGCCTACCTCGGAACGCAGGGACACAACTGCCGCCTGACGCTCCGATTCGATCTGCACGTGGGCCTGAGCCGTGATGCGGGCCGATTCAGCGGCTGCCTTTTCCTTCAGATCAGCAAGGATCTGGGCGCCTTCTGCGCGGGCTTCCTCGCGGATGCGATTAGCTTCTGCGCGGGCGTCCGTGAGCTGCTGCTTGTACTCCTCGAGGGCGGCCGATGCTTCTGCCTGGGCCTTTTCAGCCTTGGCGATGCCGCCTTCAATTGCTTCGGCGCGCTCTGCAAACGTCTTCTCGAACATCGGGACAACGAACTTGACCACGATGAACATGAGGACAGCAAAGCCGACGAGGACAACGCCCATTTCCCAGACGTTGGGTACCAGTGGGTTAGTCTCGCCCTCTGTGGCGGCTGAGATGATCACCTGGTTCATAATTCACCCGTCCTTTTCTACTCGGTTCTGGATGTTCGCTAGGTTCTGAAGGTTTACTTGAGAACGAAAGCGAAGACCAGGCCAAGGATGGCGAGGGCTTCAGTCAGCGCGAGGCCGAGGAATGCGATCGGCTGCAGGACGCGCTGGGCTTCCGGCTGACGTGCCACACCATTGATGTAGGCAGCGAACACGAGACCAACACCGATACCACCGCCAATAGCGGAGAGGCCGTAGCCGATGAGGTTGAGGGAGCCGTTGATGGAGCCTTCCATTTTTCTTCCTTTCAAGATGCCACCCGTGTGGCAGGTTGTTTGGGTTGCTTCATCCCCGTAAGGGGAAGACTGTGGGTGCCTTAGTGGCTGTCCGCGTGCAGGGCGCCTTCAATGTAGATGGCAGTCAGCAGCGTGAAGACATAAGCCTGGAGGGCCATGATCAGTGCTTCGAGCATGTACATGGCGATGGAGCCCGCGAGGACGAGTACCGAAGCTCCCTTGAGCAGGACGTTCTCCTGCATGATGAGGAACTCGATGCCGGATCCGGCAATCATGACGATGAGGTGGCCTGCCAGCATGGTGGCAAAGAGACGCAGGCTGTGCGTTACGGGCCGTACCAGGAAGTTCGAGATGATTTCGATCGGAATAACGATCGGCAGGATGTAGATGGGGACGCCGGACGGAACCGTGGCGAGTTTGAAGTACTTCAGCCCGTTCTTTTTCACGCCGATGGCGATCCAGGTGAAGTACACGATGCCCGCGAGGACATAGGCACCGCCAACGTGGGAGAAGCTCGGCAGCTGGATTACGGGAATGGCACCGTAAATGTTGTTCACCAGGATGAAGAAAAACAGGCTGAACAACAGCGGGACGTACTTCATGAAGTCTTTGCCGCCGATAATGTCCTTGGCAATGCCATTACGGACAAAGCCGTAAGCCATTTCTCCGGCGAACTGGAGCTTGCCGGGGACAAGCTGCTGCTTCCGCGCAGCGAGCAGGAAGAATGTGGCGATAATGACGACCGACAGGATTACCAGCAGCATCTGCTTGGAGAATCCGTCTGCCGCCCCCCACGGCAGGATCGCCGGCAGGTGCATTTCTTCAATTCCGGGAGGAGCGAACTCTCCTGAATCTTGGGCCGGGAGCGCAAGCGCGATCAACGCGATTCCTCTCTGCAGTGTCCATCATTGGGCGTTGGGCTGGGTGCAGCGGATTCTTGCTCCGCAGTTCCCCATGTGAAATTATTTGGCATTAGTGTTTCCGTCCGCGGACGGGCCGCTGTCTACGCCGCGCTTACCAGAGGTGTTTCTGGAACTGGTAAGGCCGTGCATGTGGGAAAGATAAAATCCTCCGAGAGCTCCAAGCAGAGCGCCTGCGAGCACAATCCAGCGGGTTCCCCACAGATTATCCAGACCCCACCCTATCAAACTCCAGACGATGATTCCGCCAATAATGTAGCTGAAGACGGCCATGCCGGCGTTGTAGCCGCCATCGTTGTTATCGGGTGAGACTCCGGGTGCGGAGGAAGCATTTCCGGACGCGGCGGAGCCGTTGTTCGCCGGTCGTTTCCGATCAGACATCGTTGGGCTCCTTCGGTTCGGGGTCGTTGTAGATTTGCAGGCGCGCTTTGCTGAAACCATAGATTTCGGCGGCCTGCCAGAACACAACAGTGGCTACGGCGCCAATGAGGAACCAGCGGCCGTGCAGCCACGCAGGAGCTCCGATCAGGAACAGGACAACTGCAAAGCCCACTACTTTGACGAAGTAGGTGGCCACAAACATCCCGATGGCACCTGAGGGGTTGTTCCGCCCCATAAAGTGCCCTACCAGCAGGCTGATGGCAAAGAACACCATCACCAGGAGGCCGCCCAACGTACTGGACAGGACACCGACGGGCCCGTTCAGGATGACGGCAGGAATGCCGGCCAGAATGAGTGCCGCCCCGCCGGCAGCTGAACTCAGCGCCAGAAGGCGAAGCCACAGGGACTGCGTGGGACCGGAGACGCCGGCGGATCCGTTGCCGGACGCTGGTCCGGGGTCGGCGTTGGAGGTCATGAGATCCCAATCGTCGGCGCCCTGGGGCTGGGTGGAGGGGCAGCTTTGGCTGCCCCTAAATTCTACACGAGATAGAAATGATTCCGAACATGGTCAGCCGGCCGTCTCCTCGGTGTCCCGCCGAAGGTAGGGCCACGCTGTCACCAGCCCCATCACCAGCGTGGCGAAAAGGTCAACCGCCAGCACGGGCTGCCACGGGAACACAGCGAACGCGAGGCCGCCGAAGGACACCACCGCCGTCCAGAGGTACATCAGAATGACGGCGGTCCGGTGCGAGTAGCCAATGTCGAGGAGTTTGTGGTGGAGGTGGCCCCGGTCAGCGGACCAGGGGGAGCGTCCCTTTGCCGTCCGCCGGATGACGGCGAGCCCCAGGTCCAGCAGTGGCAGGAAGAGGACGGCGAACGGAAGCAGGATGGGGATGACCGTGGAGATACCGTTCGCCCGGTCGTAGAGTCCTGACGTGATCTGGCCGGTGGATACGATGCCGGCGGCGGCGAACAGCAGCCCGATGAGCATGGCACCGGAGTCGCCCATGAAGATCTTGGACGGGAACCAGTTGTGCGGCAGGAAGCCGATGCAACTGCCCACAACAACTGCCGTCAGCAGGGTGGCGAGGTCCGAGTAGTCCAACAGGACAGCGTTACGGTGCACCCAGTAGGCCGTGAAGAAGAAGGCCGTTCCGCCGATGATGGCCGCACCGGCCGCCAGGCCGTCCAGGCCGTCAATGAAGTTGAAGGCGTTCATGGTGGTCACGATCAGCCCGGCGGTCAGCACAATCCTAAGCAGATCGTTCTCGAGGATGATCGGCTCCGGCACCCATGGCACGATGGTCATCCGCACGCCCCAGATGGCCACCACCAGGGCAGCCGCGCTCTGGCCGATGAGTTTCACCCACCAGCGGATGTCCAGCAAATCATCGGCGACGCCCACCAGGACAATCAGCACAGCACCGGCCAGGACGCCCCAGGGCGAGAAATTGTTGCGGTAGATGTCTTTGACGAAGAAAGACTGGCTGGCCACAATGAGGGCAACCAGCACGCCAAGGAAGATGGCCACGCCACCGAGCCGGGACACCGGCGTCGAGTGCATGTCCCGGCTGCGGATAGGCATGTGGAGTTCGAGCCGGTTGCCGACCACGCGCGCCGCCCAGGTGAACCCGTAGGACACGATCGCAGCGATCAGCCCCATCAGGAGGTACATGATCATGCGCTGGCAGCCGTTTCGTGTGTCTCCGACGCGGCCGGGGGTGTTAACGCAGCGCCGGACCGGGGTGTTAAACGCCGGTCCTGGATCAATGGGCTCACTTGCCGGGGATCTGTCGATCGATAAATGAAACTTCTCCGTCGCCGGGCGCGCAGCAGGCAGTACTAAGTGCCTTACAGGGCTGTATTACAGTGGACTCTAGTCAAGATACTAGCGCCAACGGCTCCATGGCTTCGCGCCACACGGCGCATTGCGAGCGGGGAATCCCCTGAAGGCCGCCCTGAAAGGAACCCCCATGACCGTCCGGGTCGCTGTTGCTGCTGTGACTTTCAACCGACATCAGGAGCTCGCTGTCCTGCTGGATTCCATCAACTCCCAGTCGGCGGCCGTGGACACCATCTGCCTCGTCGACAGTGGCTCGGATCCGGCCCGTGAGGTGGCTGAACGGCACGCCAATGTGGACTATGTCCGCTCCGAAGCCAACCTGGGCGGGGCCGGCGGCTTCGCCCTGGCTGCCCTCAAGGCAGTGGCCAGCGGTGCCACCTGGATCTGGATGATGGATGACGACGCCGAGCCGGCAGATCCCGAGTGCCTGGCCACGCTGCTGCGGGAGGCTGAGGCCCGCAACCTTGAAGCCGTGGTCCCCCTCGTGGTGGCCCCCGGCAACCCGGACCGGCTGTCCTTCTTCTTCCGGCTGGACGGGAAGGTCACCCATGACCGTGCCGAGGTGGAAAAAGTAGGTTTCCTGCCCAATGACGGGCACTTCTTTAACGGGGCGCTCATCCGGTCGGACGTCTTTTTCAAGGTTGGCCTGCCGGACATGCGCCTCTTCATCCGTGGCGACGAGGTGGACTTCACCATCAGGCTGCGCAAGGCCGGCATCAGGTTCGGCACCGTGACCACAACGGCCATCACCCACCCGCACGCCGTCTCCGAGACCCAACACGTTTATGGCGCACGCTGGCATGTGATCGTCCCGGATTCGGCCTTCAAGCGTTATTACTACTACCGCAACCGCGGGTACTTGATCCGCCGGTACTTCCGGGTCAAGTCCTTCGTGGCGGACGTGGGTGGCTACGCGGGCTATTTCGCGCGGCGCCGTGACCTGCCCGGCTTCCTGTCCTGGGCCAGGTCCTTCACCGCCGGGCTGCGCGGCAAGGGCTTCGCGCCGCTGGAGGACCAGAATATTTAGGACTGGCCCCGAAGGCGCCGCCGGGTAAGGAGCCACAGGAGCACCCAGGGCTCGCCGAACACGCGGTAGGCCACCCGGCGCGGATGCAGCAGCAGGCGCCAGGCCCACTCCAGGCCAAGCCTTCCCAGCCAGCGCGGCGAGAGCTTCTGCACCCCTGCCAGTTGTTCAATGGCGCCGCCCACCGTGCAGTAGATGGCGGGCGGGAGCGAGTCCAGC
The window above is part of the Pseudarthrobacter sp. IC2-21 genome. Proteins encoded here:
- a CDS encoding DUF2550 domain-containing protein, translating into MDAQTLSFIALAITFGLLIFALCLVGVRRFNLRRALGTVDASICTAGNSWQMGVCRYQDNDLEWFRLASLSLRPKHKFKRSSLELLGRRKPTETEAVKVQPDVVIVELRYEGHDLRLAMKFDAYTGLSSWLEAGPVIGVGTWR
- a CDS encoding F0F1 ATP synthase subunit epsilon encodes the protein MAELEVEIVAADHFVWSGAAKMVKARTSDGEIGILPGHSPLLAILAEGELAIEPVSGDRIAVVVDGGFFSVDNNRVVIVADNAQLGDAATAGIR
- the atpD gene encoding F0F1 ATP synthase subunit beta, coding for MTATATEHVAATSGATGRIARVIGPVVDVEFPADAIPSIYNALTTEVTLNGETRTITFETALHLGDNLIRAISLQATDGLVRGTNVVDTGSPITVPVGDGVKGHIFNVLGKPLDVHESEIQASDYWPIHRKAPAFATLEGSTEMLETGIKVIDLLTPYIKGGKIGLFGGAGVGKTVLIQEMITRVARNFGGTSVFAGVGERTREGNDLWVEMEEAGVLKDTALVFGQMDEPPGTRLRVALSALTMAEYFRDVQNQDVLLFIDNIFRFTQAGSEVSTLLGRMPSAVGYQPNLADEMGLLQERITSTKGHSITSMQAIYVPADDYTDPAPATTFAHLDATTELSREIASRGLYPAVDPLSSTSRILDPQYIGQDHYNTAVRVKQILQKNKELQDIIAILGVDELSEEDKIVVSRARRIQQFLSQNTYTAKQFTGVEGSTVSIKDTVEGFTAICDGDLDHIAEQAFFNVGGLDDVERQWAKIQEQTK
- a CDS encoding F0F1 ATP synthase subunit gamma; translation: MGAQIRVYRQKISSTTSMRKIFKAMELIATSRIGKARARVAASLPYANAITRAVSAVASQSEIDHPLVTEPEQIRRAAVLVITSDRGLAGSYSATVLKQAEGLIELLHEEGKEVKTYVMGRKAQAYFDFRNRPFERAWTGNTDAPVFEVAREVGAALLEDFATAYEEGGVDEIHVVYTRFKSMVTQEPTVIRLLPLEVVEEQAASESDLLPLYEFEPEAEQVLDALLPRYIESRIFAAMLQAAASELAARQRAMKSAGDNATDLIKKYTRLRNTARQAEITQELSEIVAGADALNAS
- the atpA gene encoding F0F1 ATP synthase subunit alpha; amino-acid sequence: MAELTINADDVRNALNEFAASYEPGNAERVEVGRVTTAGDGIARVEGLPSVMANELLRFEDGTLGLAQNLDVREIGVIVLGDFTGIEEGQEVHRTGQVLSVPVGDAFLGRVVDPLGQPIDDLGEIKAETTRALELQAPGVTQRKSVHEPMQTGLKAIDAMIPIGRGQRQLIIGDRQTGKSAIAIDTIINQKANWASGDVNKQVRCIYVAIGQKASTIAAVRQTLEDNGALEYTTIVASPASDPAGFKYLAPYAGSAIGQHWMYGGKHVLIVFDDLSKQAEAYRAVSLLLRRPPGREAYPGDVFYLHSRLLERCAKLSDELGAGSMTGLPLIETKANDVSAYIPTNVISITDGQIFLQSDLFNANQRPAVDVGVSVSRVGGAAQVKSMKKVSGTLKLELAQYRDMQAFAMFASDLDAASRQQLTRGARLMELLKQGQYSPFPVENQVVSIWAGTNGHLDEVPVEDINRFETEFLEHLKHKSSILTTLAQTNVMDDDTAEALKTAIVDFKKGFFGEGDNRLVGAGHEEHDAISEAEVDQEKIVKQKR
- a CDS encoding F0F1 ATP synthase subunit delta, translated to MSGVSSESLTTALTTLEAKLPLASLQLAKELFGILGTVDSSAGLRRALTDPSRTGDEKSALIKQLVGGKVSADAADIAGGLASSRWASARDIGDALETLGATVVIAVAENKSAVSASGVSGLEELENDLFSFNQAVASDHEVQRALSEPQASAAAKVRLAERLVPGASEEAKVLIAQAVSAPRGIKPTNLVARFAELAAKRQQRWIATVRVTRPLTETQFARLQAGLNSLYGRELKVNMSVDPELIGGIRVQVGDEVLDASVVTRLGELHRQLAG
- a CDS encoding F0F1 ATP synthase subunit B, whose protein sequence is MNQVIISAATEGETNPLVPNVWEMGVVLVGFAVLMFIVVKFVVPMFEKTFAERAEAIEGGIAKAEKAQAEASAALEEYKQQLTDARAEANRIREEARAEGAQILADLKEKAAAESARITAQAHVQIESERQAAVVSLRSEVGSLATTLAGRIVGEALNDDERSARVVDRFLADLETQNAGAAK
- the atpE gene encoding ATP synthase F0 subunit C; the protein is MEGSINGSLNLIGYGLSAIGGGIGVGLVFAAYINGVARQPEAQRVLQPIAFLGLALTEALAILGLVFAFVLK
- the atpB gene encoding F0F1 ATP synthase subunit A, with amino-acid sequence MIALALPAQDSGEFAPPGIEEMHLPAILPWGAADGFSKQMLLVILSVVIIATFFLLAARKQQLVPGKLQFAGEMAYGFVRNGIAKDIIGGKDFMKYVPLLFSLFFFILVNNIYGAIPVIQLPSFSHVGGAYVLAGIVYFTWIAIGVKKNGLKYFKLATVPSGVPIYILPIVIPIEIISNFLVRPVTHSLRLFATMLAGHLIVMIAGSGIEFLIMQENVLLKGASVLVLAGSIAMYMLEALIMALQAYVFTLLTAIYIEGALHADSH
- a CDS encoding MraY family glycosyltransferase produces the protein MIMYLLMGLIAAIVSYGFTWAARVVGNRLELHMPIRSRDMHSTPVSRLGGVAIFLGVLVALIVASQSFFVKDIYRNNFSPWGVLAGAVLIVLVGVADDLLDIRWWVKLIGQSAAALVVAIWGVRMTIVPWVPEPIILENDLLRIVLTAGLIVTTMNAFNFIDGLDGLAAGAAIIGGTAFFFTAYWVHRNAVLLDYSDLATLLTAVVVGSCIGFLPHNWFPSKIFMGDSGAMLIGLLFAAAGIVSTGQITSGLYDRANGISTVIPILLPFAVLFLPLLDLGLAVIRRTAKGRSPWSADRGHLHHKLLDIGYSHRTAVILMYLWTAVVSFGGLAFAVFPWQPVLAVDLFATLVMGLVTAWPYLRRDTEETAG
- a CDS encoding glycosyltransferase, with amino-acid sequence MTVRVAVAAVTFNRHQELAVLLDSINSQSAAVDTICLVDSGSDPAREVAERHANVDYVRSEANLGGAGGFALAALKAVASGATWIWMMDDDAEPADPECLATLLREAEARNLEAVVPLVVAPGNPDRLSFFFRLDGKVTHDRAEVEKVGFLPNDGHFFNGALIRSDVFFKVGLPDMRLFIRGDEVDFTIRLRKAGIRFGTVTTTAITHPHAVSETQHVYGARWHVIVPDSAFKRYYYYRNRGYLIRRYFRVKSFVADVGGYAGYFARRRDLPGFLSWARSFTAGLRGKGFAPLEDQNI